In Alkalihalobacillus sp. FSL W8-0930, a single window of DNA contains:
- a CDS encoding nucleoside recognition domain-containing protein, whose amino-acid sequence MNQRVVLVGLESVGKTSLFSFLTEQRTGEEVNAKGSTVYLKEQKLDSFTVVDTPGLRMDDSETYHAVREEINRADHVLLTIKGTHFQEEFEFLRPLLAKGSFCSTLLVTFVDRMTESTRNKLKNYVIRHKLNVVFLSPTDKTKQRRQQIITSIKEGKSLTLDARNKLASIHIDPTHPKKNWYENRILGVPLAILSIFLMFGLPIFLAYHFSSVTEDLIKQVVINPVIALSTNWPEFLQILFAGDYGLFTLGLYSFIWAFPVVLFISIASAITDDAGIKDQIIDTLDPWMKKIGLHGQDLVPILTGFGCNVVAVHQTRGCSLKTRKQCVSLLSFGSACSYQIGATLSIFQVAQLQWLFIPYLLTLFIVGVLHNRIWFPIKDIKWARYFKTQRTFLQKPSYQGVFFRVKSVISQFLTQAMPIFLMICLIAALLDYTHILTYLTGIVTPVMTMIGAPPEASAGLIFSMIRKDGILLFNEGNGALLNMMSAGTIFVLVYLASTLSACLVTLWTIVKELKGRIALSLFVKQFITSIVSSMVILLILNLAVALHLKVF is encoded by the coding sequence ATGAACCAACGAGTTGTCCTTGTTGGACTTGAATCTGTTGGCAAAACAAGTCTATTTTCATTTTTAACAGAGCAACGCACAGGGGAAGAAGTGAATGCAAAAGGATCTACCGTCTATTTAAAGGAGCAAAAGCTTGATTCTTTTACGGTTGTAGATACTCCAGGTCTTCGGATGGATGACAGTGAAACATATCATGCAGTCAGGGAGGAAATTAATCGAGCCGATCATGTTCTCCTTACGATTAAGGGAACACATTTTCAGGAAGAGTTTGAATTCTTAAGGCCTCTCTTAGCAAAAGGTTCCTTTTGTTCAACGTTACTTGTCACATTTGTTGATCGCATGACAGAATCAACTAGGAATAAATTAAAGAACTATGTGATCAGACATAAGTTAAATGTCGTGTTTTTAAGTCCAACTGATAAAACGAAGCAGAGACGTCAACAGATTATTACATCAATAAAGGAAGGTAAAAGTCTTACTCTTGATGCCAGGAACAAACTAGCTAGTATTCACATTGATCCTACTCATCCTAAAAAAAATTGGTATGAGAATAGAATACTAGGCGTACCACTTGCTATACTGTCCATCTTTCTTATGTTTGGTCTACCAATATTTCTAGCTTACCATTTCTCTAGTGTAACTGAGGATCTTATTAAACAAGTAGTTATTAATCCAGTCATTGCTCTTTCAACAAACTGGCCGGAATTTTTGCAAATTTTGTTTGCGGGAGACTATGGACTTTTTACTTTAGGTCTGTATTCATTTATTTGGGCTTTTCCTGTAGTGCTATTTATATCTATTGCAAGTGCGATAACAGATGATGCGGGAATTAAAGATCAAATTATCGATACTCTTGACCCGTGGATGAAAAAAATTGGGTTACATGGACAGGATCTTGTACCAATTTTAACGGGCTTTGGTTGCAATGTGGTAGCTGTTCATCAAACTCGTGGTTGTAGCCTTAAAACTAGAAAACAATGTGTTTCCCTACTTTCTTTTGGCTCAGCATGTAGTTATCAAATTGGAGCCACTCTTTCTATTTTTCAGGTCGCTCAGTTACAATGGCTCTTTATACCTTATCTTTTAACTTTATTTATAGTAGGTGTCCTTCATAACCGAATTTGGTTTCCGATCAAGGATATCAAATGGGCTAGGTACTTTAAGACTCAAAGAACCTTTTTACAAAAGCCGTCATATCAAGGAGTCTTCTTTAGAGTGAAAAGTGTAATTTCTCAATTTCTTACTCAAGCTATGCCTATCTTTTTAATGATATGTTTAATAGCTGCACTATTAGATTATACACATATCCTGACTTATTTGACTGGAATAGTGACTCCTGTCATGACTATGATTGGAGCTCCTCCTGAAGCAAGTGCAGGTCTTATCTTCTCGATGATCCGTAAAGATGGTATTCTTCTATTCAATGAAGGAAACGGTGCATTATTAAATATGATGTCTGCGGGGACAATTTTTGTACTCGTTTATCTTGCGTCAACACTGTCCGCTTGTTTGGTTACACTTTGGACTATAGTTAAAGAGTTAAAAGGTCGAATTGCACTTTCACTTTTTGTAAAGCAATTCATAACATCAATTGTTTCTTCTATGGTTATACTGTTGATCCTTAACTTAGCCGTGGCCCTTCATCTTAAAGTATTTTAA
- a CDS encoding response regulator transcription factor, with protein MNRNIFIIEDDIHLLEALTEGLRQWSFTVSSPNDFSNVMEGFVANKPHLVMIDIQLPQFDGFHWCREIRAVSKVPILFLSSRDHPMDMIMAMNSGADDYVQKPFHMDVLLAKVNAILRRTYTYEEAQADVIEWNQAIIDLKRGDIYKNGTSVDLTKNEFFILSVLVKSSNQIISRNELMKMLWDDDQYINDNTLTANLTRLRQKLSTIQLADGIVTKKGLGYMAVTL; from the coding sequence ATGAACAGGAACATCTTCATCATTGAAGACGATATTCACCTTTTAGAAGCCTTAACAGAAGGTTTAAGGCAATGGAGCTTCACGGTTAGTAGTCCAAATGATTTCTCAAATGTGATGGAAGGCTTTGTTGCAAATAAGCCGCATCTTGTGATGATTGATATACAGTTACCTCAGTTTGATGGGTTTCACTGGTGCAGAGAAATTCGGGCAGTGTCTAAGGTGCCAATTCTTTTTCTTTCGTCGAGAGACCATCCGATGGACATGATTATGGCGATGAATTCTGGGGCAGATGATTATGTTCAGAAGCCCTTTCATATGGACGTTCTTCTTGCAAAGGTGAATGCGATCCTTCGTCGAACGTACACGTATGAAGAGGCACAAGCTGATGTGATTGAATGGAATCAAGCAATCATTGATTTAAAAAGAGGCGACATTTATAAGAATGGAACATCCGTCGATCTTACAAAGAATGAGTTCTTTATCCTTTCCGTTCTCGTTAAATCATCGAATCAAATCATCTCGCGTAACGAACTAATGAAAATGCTTTGGGATGATGATCAATATATTAATGACAATACGCTCACTGCCAATCTAACAAGGCTGAGGCAAAAGCTTTCTACGATTCAATTAGCTGATGGAATTGTGACTAAAAAAGGGCTTGGCTACATGGCTGTCACACTTTAG
- a CDS encoding sensor histidine kinase, which translates to MFGSYLIYKKSWIGFIGSLLLLTNTLLFVDSGIQIELISILYLNGLFLLSSVVFLLVRYTKEMNYYKNLSSQMNEVEEGWFENIPYPKKRYPDGAIYSILQHVHEYEQMKRNENDATNQASQTDLAAWVHEMKTPLTAMKITLDAHRSNELAQRLQANWLKMHLLLDRQLYISRLATLKTDLLPEQLEVKTLLQAEIRELFSWCHDKDLAIQLTGNPSSNVYTDKKWCGFVIRQLLTNAIKYSPVGRTITIHTEQYDEQSVMVTIKDDGPGIKAHDLPRIFDRGYTGENGRVQHGATGMGLYLAREISKKLQFELHVASGLDEGTSVSMIFTKTHSFNQIRRSSM; encoded by the coding sequence TTGTTTGGTTCATATCTCATATATAAGAAGAGTTGGATTGGTTTCATCGGATCACTGCTTCTGCTGACCAATACCCTATTATTCGTTGACTCAGGAATTCAAATAGAGTTGATTTCAATTCTTTATTTAAATGGATTGTTTCTACTCTCCTCCGTTGTATTCTTACTCGTTCGATACACAAAAGAAATGAACTATTACAAGAACTTGTCCTCTCAAATGAATGAAGTAGAAGAGGGATGGTTTGAAAACATTCCTTATCCGAAAAAACGATATCCGGACGGAGCAATCTATTCTATTTTGCAACATGTTCATGAGTACGAACAAATGAAACGTAATGAGAATGATGCTACAAATCAAGCTAGCCAGACCGATCTTGCAGCGTGGGTTCACGAAATGAAAACACCCTTAACGGCAATGAAGATTACATTAGATGCTCACCGCTCAAATGAATTAGCCCAACGTCTTCAAGCTAATTGGTTGAAGATGCATTTATTGCTAGACAGACAGCTCTACATATCAAGACTTGCGACCCTGAAAACGGATCTTCTCCCAGAACAGCTTGAAGTAAAAACACTGCTACAAGCGGAGATTCGTGAGTTATTCAGTTGGTGTCATGATAAAGATTTAGCCATTCAACTAACAGGAAATCCTTCGTCTAATGTCTATACAGATAAAAAGTGGTGTGGGTTTGTAATACGGCAGCTTTTAACCAATGCGATAAAATACAGCCCGGTTGGTAGAACAATAACCATTCACACCGAGCAGTACGATGAGCAATCTGTGATGGTCACCATAAAAGACGACGGACCAGGAATTAAAGCTCATGACTTGCCGCGTATATTCGATCGAGGCTATACGGGGGAAAATGGACGAGTGCAGCACGGGGCAACAGGAATGGGTTTGTATCTTGCTCGAGAGATTAGCAAAAAGCTGCAGTTTGAGCTTCACGTTGCGTCCGGTTTAGATGAAGGTACATCTGTCTCCATGATTTTCACCAAGACACATTCGTTTAATCAAATCAGACGATCATCAATGTAA
- a CDS encoding ABC transporter ATP-binding protein yields MNSHESPRTVLLAEGVRKSFGTKGSAQKVLKGVDLRVLEGEFVGIMGPSGSGKTTLLNTLATIDRATEGRIFINDDEISKLKDRHLSTIRRRHLGFIFQDYNLLDTLTVKENILLPVSLTKVSKDQAEREFQAIAGLLGISGLANKYPTEISGGQKQRTSAARALIHSPSLVFADEPTGALDSKAASNLLENLHEINHVRKVTIVMVTHDPLASSYCNRVIFLKDGQIFSELYRGEKTRESFFKDILDMQAVLGGGK; encoded by the coding sequence ATGAATTCTCATGAATCACCAAGAACCGTTCTCCTTGCAGAAGGTGTACGTAAATCCTTTGGAACAAAGGGCAGTGCACAGAAAGTATTAAAAGGGGTTGACCTTCGAGTATTAGAAGGTGAATTTGTTGGCATTATGGGTCCATCAGGCTCAGGTAAAACAACTCTCCTAAATACATTAGCAACAATTGATCGTGCCACAGAAGGACGGATCTTTATTAATGACGATGAGATATCCAAGCTGAAGGATCGACACCTATCAACTATTCGTCGTCGTCACTTAGGATTTATTTTTCAGGATTATAATTTGCTTGATACATTAACCGTAAAAGAGAATATTCTTTTGCCTGTTTCACTTACTAAGGTAAGTAAAGATCAGGCAGAGAGAGAGTTTCAGGCGATTGCAGGACTGCTCGGAATCTCAGGCTTAGCAAACAAGTATCCTACTGAAATCTCTGGAGGTCAGAAGCAACGGACTTCTGCAGCGCGGGCTCTCATTCATTCGCCTTCTCTTGTTTTTGCCGATGAACCAACGGGCGCTCTAGATTCAAAAGCAGCTTCAAACCTACTTGAAAACTTACATGAAATTAACCACGTACGAAAAGTAACGATCGTGATGGTTACACATGATCCACTCGCCTCAAGCTATTGCAACCGAGTCATCTTTTTAAAGGATGGACAGATTTTTTCAGAACTGTACCGCGGAGAAAAAACAAGGGAATCCTTTTTTAAGGATATCTTAGACATGCAAGCCGTTCTTGGTGGGGGGAAGTAG
- a CDS encoding ABC transporter permease — protein sequence MNTQKLIFRSMRKNINMYYLYFFAMIISISMYYIFSTLQNDQLIVEMNQASMNFSTSFQVAGILLILITMVFTMYATSIFIRRRSQEIGLYQLIGLSKAWVARVFITEHAVLGLCALGIGLIVGTVLSRLFMLLFMNMIGLETVIGLPFSGRAVIQTLAVFTCLLLLTSLQVIWTIYRSTLLQLFQASHRKEEVVKQPSIVSILLGISGIVLIGFGYYISTFIVEHADLLMFLMLIVLASTIFGTYLLFHTTISWLFNSFRKKKNGHLGLYHSLSVASFMHRIKGHANSLTLITVLSAMTITMISLSYSLYYSTEEDVRLAMPFDFALEDMQEEAEQISVQLEEAGIEYETEQLEALRFEGTWLNQDTTLDRAFMLFSAEQLIQAGLDVDIPNSGEAIHYNTRAIIEGNDTSLPKSIEYADASQIDVTEFKLENVMNYRFYGEQIVVSEGTFRSIEDELEMDETTDLSSFDIFQLEDKEHAETASAIFLSNVDPDVFITDFHSAYKESLQTFGLLIFIAGLLGFVFILSTGSILYFKQMTEAEQETSHYRTLRQLGFQVSDILRGIIRKQMFVYLIPLIVGLVHAAFALNVGSVLMATSMITPIIISMLAYIVIYLLFALLTIEYYKRIVKGAL from the coding sequence ATGAACACACAGAAGCTAATTTTTCGAAGTATGCGAAAGAATATTAATATGTATTACCTCTATTTTTTCGCGATGATCATTAGCATCAGCATGTATTATATCTTTTCTACTCTTCAAAATGACCAATTGATTGTTGAGATGAATCAAGCAAGTATGAACTTTTCAACAAGCTTTCAGGTAGCAGGAATTTTACTCATCTTGATTACCATGGTGTTTACAATGTATGCGACGAGTATTTTTATCAGGAGGCGTAGTCAGGAAATTGGATTGTATCAACTGATTGGCCTGTCTAAGGCTTGGGTTGCGCGAGTATTCATTACAGAACATGCTGTTCTTGGACTGTGTGCCTTAGGAATTGGATTGATCGTTGGTACGGTTCTCTCAAGACTTTTTATGCTTCTTTTCATGAATATGATTGGTCTTGAAACAGTAATTGGCCTTCCTTTCTCAGGAAGAGCCGTCATACAAACGCTTGCTGTTTTTACGTGTTTGCTTTTACTCACATCCCTACAGGTGATTTGGACGATTTATCGAAGTACGTTGCTACAGTTATTTCAGGCGAGTCATAGAAAAGAGGAAGTAGTTAAGCAGCCAAGTATCGTATCCATTCTTCTTGGGATAAGTGGGATTGTGCTAATTGGGTTTGGCTATTATATATCCACCTTCATTGTAGAGCATGCAGATCTATTAATGTTTCTCATGCTCATTGTGTTGGCAAGTACCATTTTTGGAACCTATTTGCTCTTTCATACAACCATCAGTTGGTTATTTAACTCATTTCGAAAAAAGAAAAATGGTCACCTTGGCTTGTATCATAGCCTTTCAGTCGCATCATTTATGCACCGGATAAAAGGACACGCTAATTCGTTAACGCTCATTACGGTGCTTTCTGCTATGACCATTACGATGATTTCTCTCTCGTATTCTCTGTATTATTCAACCGAAGAAGATGTCAGGCTTGCGATGCCCTTTGATTTTGCCTTAGAAGATATGCAGGAGGAAGCCGAACAAATATCCGTTCAATTAGAAGAAGCAGGAATTGAATATGAGACCGAACAATTAGAGGCTTTACGGTTTGAAGGGACATGGCTTAACCAGGATACAACTCTAGATCGAGCATTTATGCTCTTCTCCGCAGAGCAGTTGATACAGGCAGGATTAGATGTTGACATCCCTAATTCAGGGGAGGCCATCCATTACAATACGAGAGCAATTATTGAAGGAAACGATACATCCTTACCAAAATCGATTGAATACGCAGATGCCAGTCAAATTGATGTGACTGAATTTAAGCTTGAGAATGTCATGAATTATCGATTTTATGGGGAACAGATTGTTGTTTCTGAGGGGACCTTTAGAAGTATTGAGGATGAACTAGAGATGGATGAGACGACAGATTTATCGAGCTTTGACATATTTCAGTTAGAAGATAAAGAACATGCTGAAACCGCATCTGCTATCTTTTTATCAAATGTGGATCCTGACGTATTCATAACAGACTTCCATTCTGCCTACAAAGAATCTCTCCAAACCTTTGGTCTCCTTATCTTTATTGCAGGGTTACTTGGCTTTGTGTTTATTCTTTCAACGGGCAGTATCTTATACTTCAAACAAATGACAGAAGCCGAGCAAGAAACAAGTCACTACCGAACATTACGGCAACTTGGATTTCAAGTAAGTGATATTCTTCGCGGGATTATCCGTAAACAGATGTTTGTTTATCTCATTCCTCTTATCGTTGGATTGGTGCATGCTGCTTTTGCATTAAATGTTGGTTCCGTTCTTATGGCGACAAGCATGATTACCCCGATCATTATAAGTATGTTAGCTTACATTGTAATCTACTTACTCTTTGCACTCCTCACGATCGAGTATTACAAACGAATCGTTAAGGGTGCTCTATAG
- a CDS encoding YxeA family protein, protein MKKVLITALILIVAVASVYLVFRETFDRFNPLISQEYVYVEVQEAPADDNGRYKYRLQGVNEEGETKRVVFSTSATLDHGTFVRVLAKGSYTEEYELIDKERMP, encoded by the coding sequence ATGAAAAAAGTGTTAATAACGGCTTTGATTTTGATTGTGGCAGTAGCAAGTGTATATCTTGTCTTTCGCGAAACCTTTGATCGATTTAATCCGCTCATTTCCCAAGAGTATGTCTATGTAGAGGTCCAAGAGGCACCAGCAGATGATAACGGAAGATACAAATATCGTTTGCAAGGTGTAAATGAAGAGGGAGAGACTAAAAGAGTTGTGTTTAGCACAAGCGCAACACTTGATCATGGAACCTTTGTAAGAGTGTTAGCTAAAGGATCTTATACTGAGGAATATGAGCTGATCGATAAAGAGAGAATGCCATAA
- a CDS encoding aminotransferase class V-fold PLP-dependent enzyme has translation MIRFENDYSEGAHERILKRMVETNEEQTAGYGTDEYCEKARNDIRKACNASDADVHFLVGGTQTNTTVISSILRPHQGVVSATTGHIAGLETGAIESTGHKVLTVPSEDGKVRAAQVKEMYDAHMSQGTPEHRVQPGMVYISHPTEMGTTYSRTELEELQRVCQECELPLFLDGARLGYGLVSEGTDLTLEDIARLCDVFYIGGTKIGALFGEAVVITNERLKKDFRYLIKQRGGLLAKGRLLGIQFETLFEDGLYLRISKHAVDMALMIREAFVEGGFSLKYDSKTNQQFPVLPNEVLAVLGKHYSFNLWEKIGDTHSVVRICTSYATKKEHVEAFIQDIKKCQLTAVH, from the coding sequence ATGATACGATTTGAAAATGATTACAGTGAAGGTGCCCATGAAAGAATACTTAAGCGAATGGTGGAAACCAATGAAGAACAAACCGCTGGATATGGAACCGATGAATATTGTGAGAAAGCTAGAAATGATATAAGAAAAGCGTGTAATGCAAGCGATGCAGATGTTCACTTTTTAGTTGGGGGAACTCAAACAAATACAACGGTCATTTCATCTATTCTACGTCCTCATCAAGGAGTGGTCTCTGCAACAACAGGTCACATTGCCGGTCTTGAGACGGGAGCCATTGAATCGACGGGTCATAAGGTGCTTACCGTACCAAGTGAAGATGGTAAAGTTCGAGCAGCTCAGGTGAAAGAAATGTATGATGCACATATGAGCCAAGGGACGCCTGAGCATAGGGTACAGCCAGGGATGGTCTACATTTCGCATCCGACTGAAATGGGAACCACCTACAGCAGGACAGAACTTGAGGAATTACAACGAGTATGTCAAGAGTGCGAGCTGCCATTATTTCTAGATGGGGCAAGACTAGGGTATGGCTTGGTCTCTGAGGGGACGGATCTCACGTTAGAAGATATCGCAAGACTCTGTGATGTTTTTTACATAGGGGGAACGAAAATAGGCGCATTGTTCGGTGAAGCTGTTGTAATTACAAATGAACGTCTGAAGAAGGATTTTCGTTATTTAATCAAACAACGAGGCGGCCTACTGGCAAAAGGGAGATTACTCGGAATTCAGTTTGAAACCCTGTTTGAAGATGGCCTATATCTACGTATTTCGAAGCATGCAGTGGATATGGCGTTAATGATCAGAGAAGCGTTTGTTGAAGGAGGATTCTCTTTAAAGTATGACTCTAAAACGAATCAACAGTTTCCAGTCTTGCCTAATGAAGTCTTAGCGGTGCTCGGTAAACACTATTCTTTCAACCTATGGGAAAAGATAGGGGATACCCATAGCGTGGTACGAATCTGCACAAGCTACGCGACAAAAAAAGAACATGTGGAAGCCTTCATTCAAGATATTAAAAAATGTCAGTTAACTGCAGTGCATTAA
- a CDS encoding SDR family oxidoreductase, producing MKILILGATGRVGSELLQFALKDNHQVTVLVRNPDKVENRDEHLYTVKGNVLNKEDLQTAMAEVDVVISALSTDGTTTLSESTPLILEAMEDAGIKRIITIGTAGILQSRTHPELLRYQSPESKRKTTRAAEEHHKAYQTLEQSNLEWTIVCPTYLPDGERIGKYRVEKDFLPNQGVKISVKDTAEFAYDQLTDPSYIRARVGIAY from the coding sequence ATGAAGATCCTTATTTTAGGTGCAACAGGTCGAGTGGGTAGCGAATTACTTCAATTCGCTTTAAAGGATAACCACCAAGTAACCGTACTCGTGCGTAATCCAGATAAGGTGGAAAATCGTGATGAACATCTATATACGGTAAAAGGCAATGTGTTAAACAAAGAAGACTTACAGACTGCAATGGCAGAAGTAGATGTGGTCATTAGTGCACTCAGCACAGATGGAACAACAACCTTATCAGAAAGTACGCCTTTGATACTAGAAGCGATGGAGGATGCAGGAATCAAGCGAATCATCACCATTGGCACTGCAGGCATTTTGCAAAGTCGAACTCACCCAGAGCTTTTACGTTATCAATCACCTGAATCAAAGCGTAAAACAACTCGTGCAGCTGAAGAACATCATAAAGCGTATCAGACTCTTGAGCAATCGAATCTCGAATGGACCATTGTGTGTCCAACCTATTTGCCTGATGGAGAACGGATAGGGAAGTACAGAGTAGAGAAGGATTTCCTGCCAAATCAAGGGGTAAAGATTTCAGTTAAGGATACAGCCGAATTTGCATATGATCAGCTGACGGATCCATCGTATATACGTGCGCGTGTTGGGATTGCGTATTAA
- a CDS encoding alpha/beta fold hydrolase: MKTDTYTISHFSCKRDGLTIRGKEFKLEGIDLPAIIISHSFGGNGDDLVNVCAHLASLGYVVYSFDFCGGSVPGEGRSDGQTTDMTILTETDDLLCVINYIKTNSYVDQQQISLLGFSQGGFVSALAAAKRPDEIQSLILFYPALCIPDHARSGTLAGSSYDINQVPEVIDCGKMLLGKVFHDTVVQMDPYKEITSYPGPVLLIHGTADATVPYSYALKARNAYAPEQCHLQLIKGAGHHFTEEQQAAAMVSVSQFLSGKKEVLTTNVNLTGHE, encoded by the coding sequence TTGAAAACGGATACATATACAATTAGTCATTTCTCGTGTAAGCGTGATGGATTAACCATCAGAGGAAAGGAATTCAAACTGGAGGGCATTGACCTTCCCGCCATCATTATCAGTCATAGTTTTGGTGGAAATGGAGATGATTTAGTAAACGTTTGCGCGCATTTAGCTTCTTTAGGCTATGTCGTTTATTCCTTTGACTTTTGTGGCGGGTCTGTTCCTGGAGAGGGTCGCAGTGATGGGCAAACAACAGATATGACTATACTTACTGAAACAGATGATTTGTTGTGTGTCATCAATTATATAAAAACCAACTCTTATGTGGATCAGCAACAAATTTCTCTTTTAGGCTTCAGCCAAGGTGGGTTTGTATCTGCACTCGCCGCTGCAAAGCGTCCTGACGAAATTCAATCACTCATCTTGTTTTATCCGGCTTTATGCATTCCTGATCATGCAAGAAGTGGCACACTCGCTGGCTCGTCCTATGACATCAATCAGGTGCCAGAGGTGATCGATTGTGGCAAGATGCTTCTAGGAAAAGTGTTTCATGACACAGTGGTACAGATGGATCCATATAAAGAGATTACTTCTTATCCTGGACCCGTCCTTCTCATACACGGAACAGCTGATGCTACCGTTCCTTATTCTTACGCGTTAAAAGCTCGTAATGCCTACGCACCTGAGCAGTGTCACCTGCAGCTCATCAAGGGAGCCGGCCATCACTTTACAGAGGAGCAGCAAGCTGCAGCCATGGTTTCCGTCTCTCAGTTCTTATCTGGAAAGAAGGAAGTCTTAACAACTAACGTTAATCTAACTGGTCATGAATAA
- a CDS encoding aminopeptidase, with protein MLRGIYEYVNKKHLEGYAELAVRLSVNVQKDQLVIIHSDIEHATFARLIQRYAYESGASNVWIDWTDEQSTNEFYIHAAEKAMDNIPNWQVDRFSEWNDKGAAYIHIRSESFESVADIPSDRISRYEKAYRTKLQPHNAKIRSHEIRWCILAVPSFTWANKVFPQLPEEEALRLLWQRMIHGARADGDNPTKNWERHNRDIEHRKNRLNKSQFTTLHFKNTRGTDLTVGLPKNHIFLGGSVRDQEGIPFFPNIPTEEIFSAPHKHKVNGKLIATKPLIYGGSIINDVSITFKDGRIIDYDAASGKDVLQGLIKTDEGSQYLGEIALVSNQSPLAQTNTLFYNTLFDENTACHIGIGNASPSNLHNGHHLSSEELEAEGLNTSVLHVNVAFSTEDMTVIGIHDDGEEVLLMKQGEFQF; from the coding sequence ATGTTGAGAGGAATATATGAATATGTGAACAAAAAGCATTTAGAAGGATATGCAGAGCTAGCTGTACGTCTAAGTGTTAACGTACAAAAGGATCAATTAGTCATTATTCATAGTGATATAGAACACGCTACATTTGCACGTTTAATTCAACGGTATGCTTATGAGTCTGGCGCATCAAATGTCTGGATTGACTGGACAGACGAACAATCGACAAACGAATTTTATATACACGCAGCAGAGAAGGCAATGGACAATATTCCTAATTGGCAGGTGGATCGCTTTAGTGAGTGGAACGACAAGGGAGCCGCATATATCCACATTCGTTCTGAAAGCTTTGAGTCCGTTGCAGACATCCCCTCTGATCGGATAAGCCGATATGAGAAAGCGTATCGTACCAAGCTACAACCTCATAATGCAAAAATAAGGTCACACGAAATACGATGGTGTATTCTTGCTGTACCGTCCTTCACCTGGGCTAACAAGGTATTCCCTCAATTACCTGAAGAAGAGGCTTTACGGTTATTATGGCAACGTATGATTCATGGAGCTAGGGCGGATGGAGACAATCCAACTAAGAATTGGGAACGTCATAATAGAGATATTGAGCATAGAAAGAACAGGTTAAATAAAAGTCAATTCACAACCTTACATTTTAAAAACACAAGAGGAACTGATCTAACAGTAGGATTACCAAAAAACCATATTTTTTTAGGTGGTAGTGTGAGAGATCAAGAAGGCATACCGTTCTTTCCGAATATCCCTACAGAGGAGATCTTCTCTGCTCCTCATAAACATAAAGTGAATGGCAAACTGATTGCAACAAAACCACTAATCTATGGAGGGAGTATTATTAATGACGTTTCCATCACATTTAAAGATGGTCGAATCATCGATTATGATGCTGCTTCTGGGAAAGATGTGTTACAGGGCCTTATAAAGACAGACGAGGGGTCACAATACTTAGGGGAGATCGCCTTAGTTTCTAATCAATCGCCCCTTGCTCAAACAAACACTCTTTTTTATAACACGTTGTTTGATGAAAATACGGCCTGTCATATAGGCATTGGCAATGCTTCTCCTTCTAACCTACATAATGGTCATCATCTATCGTCAGAAGAATTAGAGGCAGAAGGACTTAACACGTCCGTTTTGCATGTTAATGTAGCCTTTAGTACGGAAGATATGACTGTGATTGGTATTCATGATGACGGGGAGGAAGTGCTGCTGATGAAGCAGGGTGAATTTCAGTTTTGA